In Flavobacterium luteolum, the DNA window TATAACTTCCTGTAGTAAATGATGATTTATCAGAATTTAGAAAAACTACTAGCTCGGCAACTTCTTCTGCTGTTCCTAAACGATTCATCGCAGATTTTGCTGCAACGGCCTGCATCATTTCCTTATTTAAATTATCTTTTAAAAGTGCTGTTTCAATATAACCCGGTCCAACAGCATTACAACGAATATTTTTTTGCGCATATTCTACTGCAATATTTTTTGTCAAACCAACAACACCATGTTTACTTGCTGTATACGCAACACTATTTGGCGCGGCAACTTGTCCGTGGATTGAAGCAATATTTACGATGCTTCCACCACCATTTTTCTCCATTTGTTCCAATTGGTAACGACAGGCATAAAAAACGCCACTTAAGTTTAAGGCAATAACCTTATCCCAAGCTTCTGGCTCATATTCGCCAGTTGGTTTTGCCGACCCGCCCATTCCTGCATTGTTACAGGCAATGTCTAATCCACCGTATTTTGAAACTGTCACCTCAACCATGTGTTTATTGTCGGCTGCGCTAGACGAGTCTCCTTT includes these proteins:
- a CDS encoding SDR family NAD(P)-dependent oxidoreductase; its protein translation is MALLENKVAFVSGGGSGIGRAVAKAYAREGAKVVVADINVEHGEETVKMIKEKGGEAFFVKGDSSSAADNKHMVEVTVSKYGGLDIACNNAGMGGSAKPTGEYEPEAWDKVIALNLSGVFYACRYQLEQMEKNGGGSIVNIASIHGQVAAPNSVAYTASKHGVVGLTKNIAVEYAQKNIRCNAVGPGYIETALLKDNLNKEMMQAVAAKSAMNRLGTAEEVAELVVFLNSDKSSFTTGSYIIADGGYTAV